The sequence CATTGAAAACAGAATGATTACAAGGGCTATAGAGAATGCCCAGAAGAAGGTTGAGGCTTACAATTTTGAAATTAGAAAAAACCTTCTTGAGTACGACGATGTTATGAACAAGCAAAGACAGGTTATCTATCAGCAAAGAAGAAGCATATTGGAGGGTAAAGATCTAAAAGATGATATCCTGGGCTATGTTGATTCCATTGTTGATGATTTAGCTTCTGCTTATCTGCCGGATAAGGTTGATCCAACAAACTGGGATATTGATGGTTTCAATAAAGAAATTCGCAGGATATTCGATAGGACATTTGATATAGATGCAGTTGAGCTTTCAAAAACCAAGCAGAGACATAAAATGCTTGAGGATGTGAAAAATCAACTTAAGGATGAGTATAATTCAAAAGAGGAACTCATAGGGAACGATGAGATGAGGAATTTGGAGCGCCAGATAATGCTTCAGGTTGTGGATATGCATTGGCGTGAACATCTAAAGAATATGGATTATCTAAGGGATGCAGTGGGTTTGAGGGGGTATGGTCAGAGAGATCCGCTTGTTGAATACAAGAAGGTATCCTTTGATGAGTTTGAAGAGATGGTTAAAAGGATACAGGAGGACACAGTAGCCTCAATCTATCACATAAGGATAGTAGTTGAGTAGTAAATTTTTTATAGATACGCCGTTTGATAGATTTCTTGTTTTTGATTTGAATAATGGAAGAATAGATAGAATTTTTTTTTCTTGTCAGTTAGAAGGTCAACCATTGCATGGCAATTTAAAAAGATGCGTTGAGTATATTTTTGATAGTGGTGATTTCTCCTGTTTTGATTATAGATTATTAAATAACTCTTTAATTTCGCAAAAAGCTCGTATGCTTCAGGGGTTTCTTATATCTACAAAGACAGGTCAGACATTTAGCTACTCCGATGTGGCAGATAAAGTGTTTGGTTCTAAGAATTATGCAAGAGCGGTGGCTTCTATGCTGCGCGCCAATCCATTTGTCTTTTTTGTTGCCTGTCATAGGGTTTTGGCAAAAAACGGAATAGGTGGGTATTCGGCGGGGGTGGAATTAAAACGGAAAATCCTTAAATGGGAAGCTTTAAAAGGAGATGATTATGTATAAGAGGGAATCTGGCTGGAGTGGTTTTTGGTGTGGGTTGTTTGTTGCTGCTGGACTTACAGCTTTGGGTTGGTTTATTATGACCACGGCTTTGAGTGTAAAAAAACTGGATAGAACCGTAAGTGTTAAAGGATTATCTGAAAGGCTTGTGAAAGCCGATGTTGCAATATACCCAATTGAGCTTGTTGTTGCCGATAATAACCCTATAAACCTGTCAAAGAAGTTAAAATATGGCAAAGATGCTGTGGATAAATTTTTAAAATCGGAAGGCTTTGATGATAGTGAGATATTTGTCTCCTCCCCTCAAATAACGGATAACTTTGCCAACGGATACAACTCAAATGCGAGATTCAGATACACGGGCAAGCTGATTGTCACACTTTATACGCACAAGGTGGATAGCGTTGTGGCTTTGGATAGAAAGCTCTTTAAGCTTTCAGAGATGGGTATAATGGCAACCAATCAGAAGTTTCAAACTGTGTATCTTTATACCCAGCTAAATAAGATAAAGCCTGTTATGATAGAACAAGCCATACAGAATGCCCGTAAGGTAGCCATGAAATTTGCAAATGAATCAAGCTCTGAGTTGGGTTCAATAAAGACTGCCCATCAGGGTTATTTTAGTATAACAGACAGAGATCCAAACACCCCTTACATTAAGCGCGTCAGGGTTGTTGTGAATGTTGTTTATTATTTAAGATAGCTGTTGTTTTAGTTTTTCAAGCTCTTCTTTTTCTTTTGATAACAGTTTTGTATTGTGTTCTATAGTTTTGAAAACCTCTAAGGCTTTCTTCTGACTTTCTGTTTTTATTTGGATGGCTTTATTAAGTGCTTTTTCTATAGATTCTATTGTCAAATCAAGTTTATCCTTGAGTTGATCTTTAAATCTAAAAGTGGTTTCCCTGACTCTTTTTGTTAGATCATATCTAACCCTTCCACAATGTCTGTCAAATAATTCTATCGTTGTATTTTTTATATGCTTGTATGCAATTTTTTTGCCTATGAAAAACGGCAGCTTGGTTCTAAAGGTTGTTGCAAATATGTTTAAGATTCCCATCTGGTCTTGAAGCATAAAATAGAAATAACTTTTCTGTATTAATTTTTCTTTGTCTATATAAGAATTTAGTTTTATCTCAAATATAGATGATGCCGTTTTTGCAATATCTTCAATCTTTTCGTTTATACGCTTGGCAAGTTCATCATATATGGCTTCGATCTTATTGGATATAATTTCAGACTGTTCTTTCTTAAAATCATTGAATATATCCATAATGTATTCATTCATTTTTTGTGTCATGTAGATCTCAAATTCCTCTGTTGTTGGTTTTTCCTTTGCCTTTTCCTCGTAATGTTGTTGCATTTTTTCTATTAACTCGGATAGATGTTGTTCCTTCAGCTTTTCTATTTCTTCATCCAACTCTTTATAGATTTTCTCTATACGTTTATCGAGTATATATTCGTATTCTTCAGCTTCTTCTTTAACCCCTTTAATGAAACCCTCAAATTTGACTGTTTTTTCTTTTAATCTTTCTAAGGAGAAGTTTTGGGCTTGCTTCTGTATTTGATACGATGTTAGTTCGTTATTTATGTGACGAAGTATGGCATTTATAGTACTTATTGTTATTATATTGCCTTTTTCTTTTTGAATAAATTCATCTAACTCGTTTTCGAATTCACTAATTCTTGATTCTTTTAACAGATTACTATCTTTTGTTTGTTTTGCCTTTAATGCATTTTTTGCCGATATTGGGTAAATTTTTATGCCTTTGGTTTTTGTGTAATCTTCTAAGAAATGTTTGTTAAATTCAATCACCTCATCCAACTCTTTTTCGGATACCATGTCTATTTTGTTTAAGACAAAAAAGAATTTTTCTGTATATGTTCTTACGTTTTTTAAAAATCCTATTTCTGCTTCACCTAATGGGGGGTCGGGGCTCATTACAAACACTGCCGCGTCGCAGTATGGCAAAAAACTGTAGGCTACATCTGTGTTATGCTTAAAAACACTGCCAATCCCGGGTGTATCTATGATTCTTATGCCTTTTTTTAGATATGGTGATGGGTGAAATACATGAACCTCCTTAACGTTTAGTTTGTTTTTTGGGTTATGCTTTTCAGTAACGTATTTTTCTATTTTTTCTAATTCTATTTCTTCTTTTGAGTTATCCAGAAATTTAACTATTGCTTTTTTGGCTTGGGAATATGATATTATTGTAACTATAGATGTAAGAGGCAAAATTGATGATGGAACTATATCATCTCCTAAAAGTGCATTTATAAGAGTAGATTTACCCCTTTTGAATTGGCCTATCACCACCAGATTGAATTGTTCATTTAGAAGTTTTTCTTTTGTTTTTGATAATTCTTTACCGCTAATAACCTCTACAGCTGATATACTTTTTAGAAGTTTCTCTTTTATGTTGGTCATAATTGACCCCCTTTTTGGATTTATCGAGTAGAGGTTATCATCCCCTTTGGCGGGGCTTTTTAGGCTAACCTCATAGCCTTTTTTTGAAAATATACTTTAAAAAAAGGGAAAAATCAATTACCTATTGATTAGGTAGTCCTCATCTATAGTTTGGCTGCTGTTGCTTAATTTTCTTGCCCATTTTATTATTTCCCTTAATTTCTTTGGACGTAGGGATGAGTATTTATTTGCATACATATTTTTATCTGCTTCCCTTAAAAGGTCATCAACATTTTTAAATTGGCCATTTTGGATGGCGTAACCTATGGATGCACTAATAAATATTTCTGTTGAATTGTTGCTTAGCTCTATCTTTGTTTTTATCCTTTCTATAAAAGTAATTACTCCTTTTTCGGATGTATTAGGCATTATAACGGCAAATTCATCACCACCAATTCTTGCCACTACATCACTACCTCGAGCTGATGTCGATAGGATTTCTGATATTTTCATTATAAGTTTATCACCGGTCTCATGTCCAAGTATATCGTTTGTTATCTTTAAGCCATTTAGATCTATCATAACAAGAGCAAGAGGATAGTTTCTTTTGTGGAATAACCTTTTTATTTCTTCTTCAAAATAGCGCCTATTATAAAGCCCAGTTAAGGTATCATGCAAGCTTAAATATTCAAGTTGTTTGCTTTTTAGATATCTTTGTGTAATGTCGTTAAATGAGATGATAAGCATTGTTTCGGATGTTATTTGAATCTTTGCCACATGTACATCAAACCATCTACTTTTTCCACCTGCTGTAACGATATTAATTTCGCATTGGTTGCAAACTTGTCTACCCTTCATTACTTTTAGAAGTTGTATTTTTAGGTTTTCTGGTATTTTTAGCTTGTTTATTACAAGTTTTTCATTTTCTTCAAAATCAAGCAATTTTTTAGCAAGGTTGTTATAATATATAATCCTGCCTTTTCTGTCGACAACGATTATACCTGTGCTGATTTTGTCAATGAATTCTTGCAGATCGCTTTTTCTTTTTTCTATAGCCCTGTATAGGTTAACCATCTGGGTTATGTTTCTTAGAATACATACAATTGTGTTTTCCTCTGGCGAATAGCTTACAGTCTCTATAAAGACTGTTTCGTTACCTTCTTTTAATGCGAGAGTAAAGGAAACATTAAATTTTCTTTTTATAACATTCTCTATAACATTCGAGATGATAGGGTACGGCTTTAATATTTCACTGGCTTTTTTACCAATAAGTTCTTTTGAATTTGCGATAGCTTTGCATCTGGTGGCCGCTTCGTTTGCGCCTGCTATTACGAAATCAGCGTCCTTTTTCTTTAGTACAATAACGCATTCTGGCATATGTTTAAGAAGGAGAGAATGTTCATTAAGCAATTTTTCCGTGGTTGCTTGTATGTCTTCAAGTTTTTCCATTGTTTTATTTACCTGATGCGCCAAATCAGTTAACTCTTTTATCCTTAATTTCTTTGTTTTTATTCTACCTTTGTTTTTGTATTGCCTAAAAAAGTTGAGTAGGTTTTCAATATCTGCTTTTATTGGTTTGTATATAAGACCTAAAAATATTGTAAGCCAGAGTATATACCCTACAAATAAAGCTCCTATAATAAGGATAAGTAGAGCTTTTCTTGTATAAGATGAAACAGCTTCTATCATTGAATTTTTGAATGATGGAAACATGACTGTAAAATCTAAAGGCCCGCCAGAGCCTATAATCCAATTGTATGGCTTATAATAGTATAAGGATACAATTCTTTTTCTTTCTTTTTCATTTTTGTAGAATGGCCAGATAAGTGTTGTGGTTAGTCTTCCCTGTTTGATGAGTTTTTCTAAACAGTCACCTACACAGGGTTGTGAGTTTAGATAAGTTATGGTTTTATCTTTTGTAATACATGTGTGATTTTTGATTCTTGGATCTGTATAAAATATAATTTTTCCTATGCATTTATTTGTTTTTGGCATTAGGCTTATAATGAATAGAGTTGGATTTTTAAAGCTCTCAAGCGATGTTTTTAATTCATTTAAAATATCCTGTTTTGTTATTTCTTCTAAATGGGTAATCATTCTACCTGAGCCTATGTACCAGTTGAACGGTTTAAATAATTTTACAAAAACGACCCTCTCTGCCGGCTTTCCATTGTGAATAAAAGTTCCTCTTACAAACCCCTCTTTATATCTTTTTATTGCATCTATTTCTTCCTGCATAGACTTTGCGTATCTTTTGTCTTTTAGTAGATTTTTTCCTGTAAGTTTTGAATCTGGACTTAAAACTTCAACGCCGTCCAATGATGCGATAAAATAATATCCTTTACCTTTATCGGTTAATAATTGAAATCTCACTATATCCTTTATTCTTTCTTTTATGCTTGCCTCAGATTCTTTGTGCTTGTATTTTTTGTATAGTTTTTCTGCCGTTAGCCATATTCTGTATGTGCGTTTTTTTAATGTGTTAAGTATTTCTTCATATTCATCCTCTCTTTTCTTGTTTATAAGCCTTACTGCATCCTTTATCTCTGAATGCTCAAGTCTTATTTCCCTTTTGATATGAATATCTTCGTTGAAATAGTATATTGCCTTATTTATAATCTTAAAGGTGAAATATCCCCAACCAATCGAGGTTATAACTGTAATAGAGAGAATACTTATCAATATAAATATCCCTATAAGGGATGATAGCTTGATTTTGCTCATCCTAAGAGTTTAACCCCTCTGTTTAGTTCTTCGACTATAGTATTTTATCTTATAATTGTCAACTGATAATTTTTTATTATTGACTTAGATATAATATAATAATTTATATAATTCAATAATTTATCTTTCTTGCAAATATAAGAAAAGCTGTGTGTGCGCTCATGGTGTCATACGGTCTCAATCTGTCTGGGTTTGTTTTCCAGAAGCGTTGCAATATCTCACTAACCTCTATATCTATTAAAGGTAGTCTTTCCATTTCTTTTAAGACAACTGACACCTGATTTGTTGTTGGCACTAAAACAGCTATGAGTTTCCCGTTTTTTAGTGGTTTTATGGCATTTTCAAGGTAAAGCCACGGTTCTTTGACATCTATGAAAACAGCATCTACATCTTTCTCGTCGAACCCTTCTGCAATATCTCTGTGTTTTATCTCTATCCTGTCGAGAAGGTTAAATCGTTTTAAATTCTTTAGGGCGTTATCTATAAATTCTTGCCGCTTTTCATAACTTATTAGTTTGCCTTGTTCGCCTACAATTTGGGCAAATACGGCGCTCATGGCACCACTTCCTATGCCTGATTCTATCACCACATCACCGGGTTTTATATCAAGTCTTAAGATGATATATGCAGCATCTTTGGGATATACGATCTGCGTGAGTCTGTTGAGTTTTTTCATGATAAAATCGTATAGTGTTGCAGGCAAAAGGATATATTCATACCCAAGGTGCGTTTCTATTCTTCCGCCAAAATCGGTATTTAGGATTTTTTCTTTTGCTATAATACCGTTTGCTGTGGAGTATTTCTCAGGCAGAGTTGCGAGGTTTAATATGTGTTTTTTATCCTTTTCTTTGTCGTATAATATGATGATACTGTTCTGATTGGGTTTATTCATAAATTTTCCTCTATATAGCAGAATTTATCAACATCAAATAGGCCTTTGTCTGTCAGTTTGATGTGGGGTATAACCTCAAGCGCTAAAAACGACAGCATGCCCAACGGGTCATCTAACTTGCATCCTAACTCTTTTGCGGCTTGTTTTAAAGCTATAACGGATTCTTTTATATCTTTGGCCCCGTCGTTTGATACTATTCCCCCGATGGGTAAGGCAAGGCGTGTTATTTTATCCCCATCCACAACAACTTGACCACCCTGCATCTCCATTATAGTTAAAATGGCTGTTTTTATCTTTTCATCCGATGTGCCAACGGCCACTATGTTGTGGCAATCGTGGGCAAGCGATGTGGCCATAGCCCCTTTTTTAAGGGAGAATCCTTTTACAAAACAGGCTGCTTTATTGTTATGCCCATATCGCTCTATTACAACAAGCTTTAGTATATCATCTTTTATGCTAAACTCTTTTTCTTGGCGTTCAATTGATAGCTTCTGCGTTATCAACGAGCCGTTTTCCAAGCCTATAGCTATGTTTTTATGCTTTATCTTTGGCAATTCTATGGGTGTTTTTACCTTGATGGAGTTTAGAAATTCTTTAGGTGGCTTGCTTTTTTTGTGGGTGGACTTGTAAATCTTTCCATCTGTGATTGATATTTTTGGTCTGAATTTGTCGTCAAACAGCACAAGATATGCCCTTTTTCCTTTTTTTATCCCTAAAAACTCATCAAGCCCGTAATACTTTAGACCATTAAATGATGCTACTTTAAGTGCTAAGGCTGGATTTATGCCCAAGCTTATCGCTTTTCTTAGGTTGTAATCTATGTGGCCCTTTTCTAAAATATCACCCACTGATTTATCATCACTGCAAAAGGCAACCTTATCAGGATGCTCTTTGATTATTTTGTATGCATCATCGGTTGAATGCTCGCTGCTTCCCTCCCTTAAGAAAACAAAGAAACCCAACTCTATCTTTTGCTTTAGTTCATCATAGTCATAGCTTTCGTGGTCATCCTCAACGCCTGCCTCTTTGTATAATTTAAGGGTTTGTACATCAAGGTGCGGCGCATGGCCGTTAATCCTCTTGTTCTTTCTTTTTGCAAGCTCTATCATCTTCATGAATTTTTCATCTCTATTTACAACACCTGGCACATTCATTAATTCGCCTAACGATACAACATCATCAAATCCCAGAAAGTATTTTACATCTTCTAAGTCTATCTTTCCGCCGCTTGTGGCAAATTCTGTGGCAGGGACACAGGAAGGGAGTGCAAACTTAAGCTGCATCTCTGTATCTTTTGCATCATTTATGAAAAACTCAAGCCCCTTCCTGCCAAAAACATTGGCTATTTCGTGGCAATCCGCAACGGCAAACAGCGTCCCTTTTTCAACAACGGCCTCGGCAAAACCCTTTGGCGTTAAGTGTGTGCTTTCTATGTGGCAGTGGCAATCTATAAGGCCTGTGGATAGATACAGCCCATCTGCCTCAATAACCTCTTTTGCCTTTATGGGGTTTTGACTGATCCTTGCAATCAAGCCGCCTTTTATGCCTATGCTCAGCCTGTTAAAATCAAGCTTTTCAAAATCGACAACCCATGCGTTGTTTATGGCTAAATCCATCTCTAAACCTATACCTCCAACACGCTTCCTACGCCTGCAAAGAAGAATTTATCCTTTAATTTGTTGTATAGCTTAGCCGAAACGGTTAGGCCTGTGCAGTGAGATGCACCAAGCTTTTGGATGTTGTATTTTTCTATAATATCCAATGTTGCGTTTATCTGCTCGTCATTTGCAAACCCTAAATGTGTTCCGCCTATAACAGCGTATATCTCTTTTTTGCCGGTTTTATTGATGAAGTGGTTTAATATGTTAACAATTCCTGCATGGGCACAGCCAAGAATCACGATTAAGCCCTTGGATGTGTCTATTGCCAAGGAGAAATCATCCCAGATCTGATCCTGGACAAGCTCACCGTTTTCCTTTTCCACCTTCATCTCTGCGTCTATCTTTTCAAAATCTGTCTTACGCTCAACCTCACCAGATGAGAAAATACCCTTTTCTATCTCCCTAAACTCCTTCTCATAAACAAACTCAGCACCTAAGCTCTCCAGGTATTTTTTATCAAATGGTATGCCTATGTATTTCTTTATGCCGCCCTTGAACCAGAACCTCTTTGAGAAGGCGTCTTTGTGGGTGTATACCTTTAGAGGGGATTTTATCTTTAATAAATCAACCATACCACCTGTGTGGTCATAGTGGCCGTGTGATAGGTATAAGAATTTTATGCTGGATAGATCCTTTTTTAGTGCTATTGCATTGTTTACCAGGGCCTTGCCCTGTCCTGTATCGAATAAAAAATTAAACTCCGGTGTCTCCACAAAAGCGGCAAAGCCGTGTTCTCCAATAACATCAAATGGAACTACAACGCTGTTTTCTGCTAAAACTGTAATTCTTACCTCCATAAGAAACCTCCCTAATTTTTTACAATTTTATAAGATTTTTTAGTTTTTTACAATCAGTTGCGCAAGAGTGAGATGAGTATTTTGGAGTTTATGAGAGCATCTAAGGCGTCGCATATCGAGTTAAACACGAGGTCTGCGTGTTGTATCAGTTTAGCGTTGCAGCCGTCTTTGTTTACTATTGCTAAAGATAGGCCTGCAACTTTAAACATTTCTATATCGTTATTGCCGTTTCCCAATGCTATGCAATTTTCTGCACCCAGAGATTCTATAAATTCCCTTTTCTGAATAGCTGTATTTTCATTTAAGATTTTTAGCTCGATGTTTAGGTTTGATAACTCTTTTTCTGCACTACCCATTGTATCAGCGGTTAATACAATGATTCCTTCAAACCTGTTTTTTAATTTATGTATTTTTTCTTTAACGCAGGGTATGAGTTTTGAATGTTCTGAGAGTGTGCCTGTATAATCCGATATGATATATTTAAAATTAAATTCTTTGCCATCGACACTAAACTTCATTTTATACCTCGATTTTTTATATAAAGAAAAAGCTTAAAAATCAACCCACTATAACTTTGGTTAAGAGTCTTTACTTTTGCAGAAGATAAAACTTATTCTTAGTAAGATATTTAAACTGTTGACAAAAGTTAATAAAAGTGTTATAGATAGACACAGTGCAGCAAGAGAGTAGAACTCAATAGCCAAGAATGGCTTTATGTAAAGGAAAAATTAATTTTTTAAGGAGGTTAAGCTATGGGAATTAAGGAGAAGCTCTACGAGAAGATTCAAGCTCACAGACCGAGGATTACCAGACTCTACAAAGAGTTTGCAGACAAGGTTATCGACGACGTAACTGTCTACAAAATCATTGCTGGTATGAGGGGCATAAAGGCTCTTATTACAGACATCTCCTATCTTGATCCTTATGAGGGAATTAGGTTTAGGGGTTATACAATCCCTGAAGTAATGGAGAAATTGCCTAAGCCAGAAGGCGCTGAGATGCCTTATGTTGAGGGTCATTTTTATCTGTTGCTGACCGGCGATTTGCCAACAGAAAAGGATGTTGAAGAGGTATTTACAGAGTGGAAGAAGAGAGAGCAGCTTCCACAGTATGTAATCGATACTTTAAAGGCTATGCCAAGAGATACTCACCCAATGACAATGTTTGCTGCTGGAATCCTTGCAATGCAGAGGGATTCTAAGTTCGCTAAATGGTATGCCTCCGGCCAGTTCAACAAGATGGACGCATGGGATTACATGTATGAAGATGTAATGGATCTTCTACCAAAATTGCCATTGTTGGGTGCTTACATCTATAGAATGAAATATAAGGGTGATACGCACATTCCAAGCGATCCTAACCTTGACTTTGGTGGTAATTTTGCCCATATGATGGGAATTGATAAACCTTATGACGATGTTGCAAGAATGTATTTCATCCTTCACTCCGACCATGAGTCTGGAAACGTTTCCGCTCATACAACACACTTGGTAGCAAGTGCATTGTCCGACATCTACTACTCCTATGCCGCTGGTATGTGCGGTCTTGCTGGTCCATTGCACGGTTTGGCAAACCAGGAAGTTTTGAGATGGATTCAGGGCGTAATGGATAAGATGGGTGGCAAGATTCCGACAAAAGAAGAGATGGAGAAGTTCATTTGGGATACATTGAACTCTGGACAGGTTGTACCTGGATTCGGTCATGCAGTCTTGAGAAAAACAGACCCAAGATATATGGCTCAGAGGGAGTTCGCTCTCAAGCACTTACCAGACGATCCTATCTTCAAGTATGTAGACTTGATGTTCCAGGTTGTTCCACCAATCTTGCAGCAGCTTGGCAAGGTAAAGAACCCATGGCCGAACGTAGACGCACATTCCGGTTGTATCCAGTGGCATTACGGTGTAAGGGAGTACGATTTCTACACAGTACTCTTCGGAATCGGAAGAGCCCTAGGTGTTACAGCAAACATCGTTTGGGACAGAGGTCTTGGCTATCAGATCGAAAGACCAAAATCCATCACAACAGACATGCTCGAGGAGCTTGCTGGAGCAAAATAATCCAGCTTGCAGCTTAAAAACAAATAAGGGAGGGCTTGTAATGAGTCCTCCCTTTTTTTATTGGTAAAATGCTGAAGTATCTTGTCAGTCCTAAATGCAGGCTCTGTCCAAGAAACTGTGGTGCAGATAGGGAAAAAAATAGGGGTTTGTGCAAAACCTATAACAAATTAGAGATAGCAAGCTTCAATCTGCATTTTGGTGAGGAACCTCCCATAAGCGGTAAAAACGGCTCTGGAACGATATTTCTTGCAGGCTGCAATATGGGTTGCATATATTGCCAAAATTATCCCATAAGCCAGCTAAAGAGTGCATTTAGAAGGATAGAGATTGATGATTTGGTTGATATTATGCTCAAGCTGCAAAAAAGGGGCGCTCACAATATCAATTTTGTTACACCATCCCACTTTGCCCACCTTTTAATAGATGCAATAAAAATAGCTAAATCTAAGGGCTTAAAGATTCCAGTTGTTTACAATACAAGCTCATACGACAAAGAGGAGGTAATTTATGCCTTAAAGGATTATGTTGATGTATATCTTGGGGACCTAAAATACACAGATAGTGTGCTATCTAAAGAACTGTCAGGTGTTGATGATTACTTTGAGGTTGCAACAAAGGCATTAAAGGCTATGTTTGATACCAAAGGCAAACTTGTCTTAAAGAATGGTATAGCAAAGCAGGGGCTTATCGTCAGACATCTTGTTTTGCCGGGTTACATAGAAAACAGCAAAAAGGCGCTTTTGTGGATAAAAGAGAACCTACCCGGGGTTGATGTTTCTGTAATGTTTCAATACTTTCCCGCATATAAAGCGTTTTCCCATCCTTTCTTAAAAAGAAAGATAAGCCCTGATGAGTATTTTGAGATAATTGATTTTGTGAATGTGTTAGGTTCGAAAGGTTATATTCAACAGGTATAGACTTTGCTCCTCTGTTTTGCTATATTTTTCTCAAATTCTTAGGTGGAGGTGTTGATGTCGCCCGTTTATCGCAATGCGTTTTTATGGATGATTATAGCGGTTTTGATGATACTGTTGTTTAATTTGTTTAATAATAGGAATTATACTTATGCAAGATTAAGTTATACGAAACTTGTCTTGCTTGTGGATAATGGCAAAATAAAAAAAGCCAATTTTGAAGGCAACGATGTATATGTTATAACCAAAGATGGCAAGAGGTTTAAATCCTATGTACCTGAAGTTAAGGATATAGCCGATAAGCTTGCCAAAAACGGCGTTGCTGTGAATATAAAACCGCCTCAGAATAATTCTTTGCTTACAAACATTCTTATCTATTGGGCACCAATGATCGTCTTTATTTTCCTGTGGTTCTATTTTATGAATCAAATGAACAAAGGGGGAAAAGCCCTAAGTTTTGGTAAAAGCAATGCCCGAATGTTTATAAGTGATCCCAAAAACCGCATAACATTTAAGGATGTAGCTGGGATAGATGAGGTTAAAGATGAGTTGCTTGAGCTTATAGAATTCCTTAAGAGTCCAAAGAAGTTTACAAAGATAGGAGCTAAGATACCAAAAGGTGTGTTACTTGTTGGAGCACCTGGCACCGGTAAGACGCTTGTTGCGAAGGCTGTGGCTGGTGAGGCGGGTGTGCCGTTTTTCACTATAAGCGGTTCTGATTTTGTGGAGATGTTTGTTGGTGTTGGGGCAAGCAGGGTA comes from Hippea maritima DSM 10411 and encodes:
- a CDS encoding methylated-DNA--[protein]-cysteine S-methyltransferase, whose product is MSSKFFIDTPFDRFLVFDLNNGRIDRIFFSCQLEGQPLHGNLKRCVEYIFDSGDFSCFDYRLLNNSLISQKARMLQGFLISTKTGQTFSYSDVADKVFGSKNYARAVASMLRANPFVFFVACHRVLAKNGIGGYSAGVELKRKILKWEALKGDDYV
- a CDS encoding SIMPL domain-containing protein, whose product is MYKRESGWSGFWCGLFVAAGLTALGWFIMTTALSVKKLDRTVSVKGLSERLVKADVAIYPIELVVADNNPINLSKKLKYGKDAVDKFLKSEGFDDSEIFVSSPQITDNFANGYNSNARFRYTGKLIVTLYTHKVDSVVALDRKLFKLSEMGIMATNQKFQTVYLYTQLNKIKPVMIEQAIQNARKVAMKFANESSSELGSIKTAHQGYFSITDRDPNTPYIKRVRVVVNVVYYLR
- a CDS encoding dynamin family protein; this translates as MTNIKEKLLKSISAVEVISGKELSKTKEKLLNEQFNLVVIGQFKRGKSTLINALLGDDIVPSSILPLTSIVTIISYSQAKKAIVKFLDNSKEEIELEKIEKYVTEKHNPKNKLNVKEVHVFHPSPYLKKGIRIIDTPGIGSVFKHNTDVAYSFLPYCDAAVFVMSPDPPLGEAEIGFLKNVRTYTEKFFFVLNKIDMVSEKELDEVIEFNKHFLEDYTKTKGIKIYPISAKNALKAKQTKDSNLLKESRISEFENELDEFIQKEKGNIITISTINAILRHINNELTSYQIQKQAQNFSLERLKEKTVKFEGFIKGVKEEAEEYEYILDKRIEKIYKELDEEIEKLKEQHLSELIEKMQQHYEEKAKEKPTTEEFEIYMTQKMNEYIMDIFNDFKKEQSEIISNKIEAIYDELAKRINEKIEDIAKTASSIFEIKLNSYIDKEKLIQKSYFYFMLQDQMGILNIFATTFRTKLPFFIGKKIAYKHIKNTTIELFDRHCGRVRYDLTKRVRETTFRFKDQLKDKLDLTIESIEKALNKAIQIKTESQKKALEVFKTIEHNTKLLSKEKEELEKLKQQLS
- a CDS encoding cache domain-containing protein; this translates as MSKIKLSSLIGIFILISILSITVITSIGWGYFTFKIINKAIYYFNEDIHIKREIRLEHSEIKDAVRLINKKREDEYEEILNTLKKRTYRIWLTAEKLYKKYKHKESEASIKERIKDIVRFQLLTDKGKGYYFIASLDGVEVLSPDSKLTGKNLLKDKRYAKSMQEEIDAIKRYKEGFVRGTFIHNGKPAERVVFVKLFKPFNWYIGSGRMITHLEEITKQDILNELKTSLESFKNPTLFIISLMPKTNKCIGKIIFYTDPRIKNHTCITKDKTITYLNSQPCVGDCLEKLIKQGRLTTTLIWPFYKNEKERKRIVSLYYYKPYNWIIGSGGPLDFTVMFPSFKNSMIEAVSSYTRKALLILIIGALFVGYILWLTIFLGLIYKPIKADIENLLNFFRQYKNKGRIKTKKLRIKELTDLAHQVNKTMEKLEDIQATTEKLLNEHSLLLKHMPECVIVLKKKDADFVIAGANEAATRCKAIANSKELIGKKASEILKPYPIISNVIENVIKRKFNVSFTLALKEGNETVFIETVSYSPEENTIVCILRNITQMVNLYRAIEKRKSDLQEFIDKISTGIIVVDRKGRIIYYNNLAKKLLDFEENEKLVINKLKIPENLKIQLLKVMKGRQVCNQCEINIVTAGGKSRWFDVHVAKIQITSETMLIISFNDITQRYLKSKQLEYLSLHDTLTGLYNRRYFEEEIKRLFHKRNYPLALVMIDLNGLKITNDILGHETGDKLIMKISEILSTSARGSDVVARIGGDEFAVIMPNTSEKGVITFIERIKTKIELSNNSTEIFISASIGYAIQNGQFKNVDDLLREADKNMYANKYSSLRPKKLREIIKWARKLSNSSQTIDEDYLINR
- a CDS encoding tRNA (adenine-N1)-methyltransferase, giving the protein MNKPNQNSIIILYDKEKDKKHILNLATLPEKYSTANGIIAKEKILNTDFGGRIETHLGYEYILLPATLYDFIMKKLNRLTQIVYPKDAAYIILRLDIKPGDVVIESGIGSGAMSAVFAQIVGEQGKLISYEKRQEFIDNALKNLKRFNLLDRIEIKHRDIAEGFDEKDVDAVFIDVKEPWLYLENAIKPLKNGKLIAVLVPTTNQVSVVLKEMERLPLIDIEVSEILQRFWKTNPDRLRPYDTMSAHTAFLIFARKINY